CCGAGGATTGACGGGCGGCGGCGTCCAGCACCTTCAACGCCTCGGCGGGCTGCCGGCTTTCCTGATGGATCAGGAAAAGGTTCCGGTAACCCGGCAGCGAGTCGGGAGCCTTGCTGATCGCCGCCTGATCCGCTTTGACGGCCAGTTCTGTTTTTCCGGCCTCGGCGTAGGCGCGGCCCAGCCAGGCAAAAATCCTGCCCGAAGCGCGCGGCGACGCGGTCACCTTGACGAGCAGATCGATCGCCTTGTCCGGTTGCTTCGCTTGCAGAAAACGCCGGGCCAGCTCCAAGACCAGCACCTCGTGTCCGGGGTCCGCCGCGGCGGCCTTGAGATAATGGTCCAACGCCGCGTCATCATCATCGTTCAACTCCGCGCTGATGCCCGACGCGAAGTGAGCGATTGCCTTGATGCGCTGGTCCGTTGATTCCTCGCCGGTTTCGACGTCCTTCTTCGCGGTCCGTTGCGCGGTGGAAGGGTTGCGCGATTTCTGAGCGCCGGGACGGGTCGCGCAACCGGGCAACGACGCTCCGACGAGCACTGCCAGGACGGCAACGATATGGAAACGGCGGTTCATCGACTGTGGTCACACGGGCGCCACAAAAGCGCAGTCCCGCCGGAGCGGGACTGGCTGCGAGTAAACTGTTAGCACTGCTTTGGCGCGACGGCAACCTACTGTTGCCAGGTGCGCTTCTTGTGACGGTGCAGGCGCAGCTTCTTGCGGCGTTTGTGTTTGTTGATTTTGGCTTTGCGGCGTTTTTTCAGTGATCCCATACGTTTGGTTGAGTTCAGTACACGACTTTGTTGAGCGGGTATTCGATGATGCCTTCGGCCCCGGCCGCCTTCAGTTGCGGTATCAATTCACGGACGACGTGCTCGTCAATGATGGTCTCCACCGCCACCCAGCCGGTCTGGCTGAGGTTCGACACGGTTGGATTACGCAAGGCGGGCAGACTTTTCAACAACTTTGCCAGATTCTTTTCGGCGATGTTCATCTTCAATCCGACCTTGGCCTCCGCTTCCAGCGCGCCCTTCAAGAGCAGGGCGACGGTCTCAATCTTGTTCTTCTTCCAGGGGTCCTTCCAGGCGGCGTGGTTTGCGATCAACCGCGGGGTCGAGATCAGCAATGTATCGACGATGCGCAGGTTGTTTGCGCGGAGCGATGATCCGGTCTCGGTGATCTCCACAATCGCATCCACCAGCTCATGTGCCTTGACCTCGGTCGCGCCCCACGAAAACTCGACCTCCGCGTCCACGTTGTGCCGCCGCAGGTATTCCCTGGCAAGGTTGACGACCTCGGTGGCGATGCGTTTGCCGCGCAAATCGTGGACCGTCTTCACCGGAGAGTTTTCCGGAACGGCAAGCACCCAGCGCGCGGGCTGCCGGGTCGCCTTGCTGAACAGAAACTCGCCAACTTCATGCACATCCGAGCCGTTCTCGCGCACCCAATCGTGACCGGTGATGCCGCAATCAAGGTAGCCGTGCTCGACGTAGCGGCTGACCTCCTGCGCGCGGATCAACCGAATCTCCAGTTCATCGTCGTCCACATACGGCACGTAGGAGCGGGCGCTGATGGAGATATGGTAGCCGGCCCTGCCCATTTTTTCGATGGTGGCCTGTTCCAGGCTGCCCTTCGGCAATCCCAGTTTCAAAATCTTGCCTTGCTTACTCTTGCTCATGCGATTGTTCCCGGCTCGCGCGCCGGCGCGAATACAGCTTCGCTGATTTCCTGACGCGCGTGACCGGGTTGACGGTCCAGCTGCGGCGGGGCAACAAAATTCGTTTCTTCGTTTTTTTCATTCGTGCCGCGACCGGGCCGCCCGCCACGGCCGCGCGGTTTCGACCGGTTCATTTCCGCAAAAACGTTTTCCGCCCCTGGACGATGATCCGGCCGCCGGCCAGCAACGCGATGGCCTTCGGGTAAAGTTCCCGTTCGGCCTCCTGAATCCGTTCATGCAGGGTCGCCGGAGTATCGGTGTCCAGCACCGGCACCGTCTGCTGCGCGATGATCGCCCCGGTATCGACACTCTGGTCCACGAAGTGCACCGTGCAGCCCGTCACCTTGACGCCGTGATCCAGGGCCTGCTTCCACGCTTCCAGACCGGGGAACGACGGCAGCAGCGCCGGATGAATGTTGACCACGCGCTGATGAAAGGCACGCAGAAAATCGCCCTTAAGAATCCGCATGAACCCCGCCAGCACCACCAGATCGACCTGCGCCTCCTGCAAGGCCGCGATGAACGCGCGCTCGGCACCTTCGTCCAGTTTCGTCCGGAATTTTCCCGGCGCGATAAACCCGGCGCGAAGGCCCCGTTCCTTTGCCCGGTCGAGAATTCCGGCATCCGCGACGTCGCTGAGGACGATGGCGATTTCGGCCGGCACGCTGCCTGCGCGGCAGGCGTCGGCGATGGCCGCCATGTTCGAGCCTTTGCCCGAGCCGAGCAAACCGAGCCGCATTATTTTTCCACCGCTCACGCGCCGCTCTTACTAACAGAGAGCCGTCCGCGCACAAGCAGAAAGGCCGGCGGAATTGTGCAGAGCGCCTTTGCCAAACGCCGTCCGGATGCTATAACACGACCACAATGAACACGAACAAACTCCAGGGAAAAGCCGCCATTGTCACCGGCGCCAGCAAGGGACTGGGCCGGGCCATGGCGCTCGCGCTGGCCGGGGCGGGTGCGCGACTCGCGCTGGTCGCGCGGAACCTCGATCAATTGAAGGAAACCGCGGCCGCCGCCCGCAAGCTCGGCGCCGACGCCGAGGTTTTTCCGGGCGACGTGACCGACGAACAGCAGGTCCGCCGGCTCGAAAAGGATGTGATTGGAAAACTTGGCAAGGTGCAAATCCTCATCAACAATGCCGGAGTCAACCTGCGCAAATCGGTCACCGACTTCACCCTTGAGGAGTGGCGCCATGTGATGGACACCAACGTGACGAGCGTCTTCCTGTTG
This genomic interval from Candidatus Angelobacter sp. contains the following:
- the purN gene encoding phosphoribosylglycinamide formyltransferase, with translation MSGGKIMRLGLLGSGKGSNMAAIADACRAGSVPAEIAIVLSDVADAGILDRAKERGLRAGFIAPGKFRTKLDEGAERAFIAALQEAQVDLVVLAGFMRILKGDFLRAFHQRVVNIHPALLPSFPGLEAWKQALDHGVKVTGCTVHFVDQSVDTGAIIAQQTVPVLDTDTPATLHERIQEAERELYPKAIALLAGGRIIVQGRKTFLRK
- a CDS encoding AURKAIP1/COX24 domain-containing protein — protein: MGSLKKRRKAKINKHKRRKKLRLHRHKKRTWQQ
- the hisG gene encoding ATP phosphoribosyltransferase, yielding MSKSKQGKILKLGLPKGSLEQATIEKMGRAGYHISISARSYVPYVDDDELEIRLIRAQEVSRYVEHGYLDCGITGHDWVRENGSDVHEVGEFLFSKATRQPARWVLAVPENSPVKTVHDLRGKRIATEVVNLAREYLRRHNVDAEVEFSWGATEVKAHELVDAIVEITETGSSLRANNLRIVDTLLISTPRLIANHAAWKDPWKKNKIETVALLLKGALEAEAKVGLKMNIAEKNLAKLLKSLPALRNPTVSNLSQTGWVAVETIIDEHVVRELIPQLKAAGAEGIIEYPLNKVVY